One genomic window of Elaeis guineensis isolate ETL-2024a chromosome 2, EG11, whole genome shotgun sequence includes the following:
- the LOC105052703 gene encoding uncharacterized protein has translation MMKCNRRCFKKCGLVTSIVIVLLIVTLVILYFTMFKPKDPEVETTLVNIRNIEFGLFPTPTLNLSLALDIFINNRNYAAFKNDNTTTNIYYRGVLVGLSPIEAGTVRPRGTKNISCVAKIQVEKIISNPYFLPDIASGPLNLTSSTNMDGKAMVLKIFKLRASIHVACNISVFVFSGNSSSICESKIRINLPKNFIARTNLPTIIDETIKGIDQVSFHEGTSAIPKGLTLAKQLWRIPIVLSGAKSKVL, from the exons ATGATGAAATGTAATCGAAGGTGCTTCAAGAAGTGTGGCCTTGTGACGTCCATCGTCATTGTACTCCTCATTGTGACTCTTGTGATCTTATACTTCACCATGTTCAAACCAAAGGATCCAGAAGTCGAGACGACGCTGGTAAATATCCGAAACATAGAATTTGGACTCTTCCCCACTCCGACACTGAACCTATCGCTAGCTTTAGATATCTTCATCAATAACCGGAACTATGCAGCCTTCAAGAACGATAACACGACGACTAATATCTACTACCGAGGGGTTTTGGTTGGGCTGTCACCAATCGAGGCAGGCACCGTCCGTCCCCGTGGGACGAAGAATATAAGCTGCGTGGCAAAGATTCAGGTCGAGAAGATCATCTCCAATCCCTATTTCTTGCCAGATATTGCTTCTGGACCATTAAATTTGACGTCCTCGACCAACATGGACGGGAAAGCGATGGTTCTCAAGATCTTTAAGTTGCGTGCGTCAATTCATGTTGCATGTAACATAAGCGTTTTCGTTTTCTCGGGAAACAGCAGCTCTATCTGCGAATCAAAAATTAGAAT CAACCTTCCAAAGAACTTTATTGCACGGACAAATCTGCCAACCATTATTGATGAAACCATAAAAGGAATTGACCAAGTGAGCTTCCATGAAGGGACATCAGCAATTCCGAAGGGCCTAACATTGGCCAAACAACTTTGGAGAATTCCAATTGTCTTGTctggagcaaagtcaaaggtcctcTAA